The nucleotide window CACGCCGACCTGGGGACCACCCAGATCTACACCCACGTCGCCCGCGCCCACCTGAAGGACATTCACCGGCGGTTCCACCCCCGGGCCTGATCGCCTTGACCCTGTCCGCGAGCGCATGGTATGGTGCGAGCAGGTGGCCGCGACCTCCGGGCCACTGCGGGAGGAAGTCACCCGTCACCGCGAGAAGGGGAACCCCATGAGCTGCCCCGTGCACCCGCGGGAGAAGGCGGTCGGGTACTGCGAGCTGTGTCGCCAGGAGGTGTGCGCCCTCTGCCTCGCCAGCGTGGCCACGCCCATGGATCTGGAGTGCCCGGGATGCGGAAACCTGGGGACAGTCTCCCTCTTCGAAACGCTCCGGTCCGTCGGGGCGGAGTGAGGAGGCCGGGCGGGTCGAGGTGAGGCGGCAGGAGGGCAGCGCCGCGCGGCAGGGGAGAAGGGGCACCGGTCCCCGGAGGGGGGCGGGTGCCCCTGCCGCTTCGGGAGGCGCCCCGCGCACCGGGGGGTCCCCCGTCGAAGGGTTGGCCCTCCTCGCCGATCCCCTCTACCGGTACGTCCAGTTTACGGTCCCCCGCGAAGCGGATCCCCGCGAGCCGACCGAGAAGGCCCTCATCGACAGCCCCTGGGTCCAGCGCCTCCGCTTCATCCATCAGCTTCAGAGCACGTGGTGGGTGTACCCGGCCGGCGAGCACAGCCGGTTCCAGCACTCCCTCGGCACCATGCACATGGCCGGCCGCTTCGCGGAGCAGCTCTACCCGAGCCTGGTGGAGGCGTGTCGCACGCTGGGGGGCCCCTGCCCCTCCTTCCCACTGCTGCACGCCACGCTCCGGGCGGCGGGCCTCCTCCATGATGTGGGGCACGGGCCCTTCAGTCACTTTTTCGACGAGCACTACCTCCAACCCCGCTTCAACGGGTTGACCCACGAGATCCTGGGGCAGCGGATCATCGTCCAGAAGCTCGGGGGGATCCTGCGCGGTCTCCGGCGGAGCCCGGCGGGGCCCTTCGGGCGCGGCGAGCGGGTGGATCCGCGGTGGGTGGCCTTCCTGATCCGCAAGCCGGCGGAGGAGGACGGACGGGGCGCCCCGCACTGGGTGCGGCTCCTCCGTCAGGTATTCTCCGGCATCTACACCGCCGACAACCTGGACTACATCCAGCGGGACGCCTACATGACCGGCTTCTCCCTCGACATGGTGGACACCGAGCGGCTCCTCTTCTACACCTTCGCCCACCCGAAGGGCCTCACCATCCACCGGGCCGGCCTCCCGGTCCTCATCCGGTTCCTCCAGGCCCGGGTGGCCATGTACTCCGACGTGTACTACCACCGGACGACCCGGGCCATGGACCTCCAGATGCGAGAGATCTTCGAGGAGACCATGGCAGAGCTCCTCCCCGAGGATCCGCGGCGGCGGCTCGACCGGTACCTGCAGATCACCGAATGGTTCCTTCTCCAAAAGGTGCAGGAGTGGGCGGCGCCGGGGCAGCGCGGGGTGACGTCCCGGCAGCGTGAGCTCGGGCGCCGCTGGCGGGACATCCTGGACCGGCGCGTCAAGTGGAAAATGGCCTATGATTACGTGGCCTCGATGAACGAGGCTCACCAGCTGATGGATTTCTGGAGACCGGACACGCTGAAGGAGGCGATCCGGCAGCAGCTCCCGCCGCGACTCCGCACCATGGCCTTCGAAGTGGATATGGCCACTCAGGATCCGCGCCCCCTGAATCCGCTCGCGGAGGGGGAGAAGAGGGTGCACGTCTACAACCCGGCCACGGGGGAGGTCTCCCCCAAGCCCCTTCGGGACTTTTTCAAGGACGTCCCGGCCAAGGTGGCCCACTACCGGGTCTTCGCGCCCGACCACCGGCACGACCGGGAATTGGCCGAGGCGGCGGAGCGGGCCCTGCGCGCGGGTCGCCCCGAGGCCTACGAGACCAACCTCTGAGGAGCGTGCCGCGGACGGGCGAGGCGCGGGGGCCAGCGGTGCGGGAACTCCAGCGACGGGTGGCGGCTTTCCGGGACGCGCGGGACTGGCGGCAGTTTCACGCGCCGAAGGACCTGGCCATCTCCATCGCCCTCGAGGCTGCCGAGCTGCTCGAGCACTTCCAGTGGAAGGACGAGGCCGCCGTGGCGGCGCACCTGGCGCGGCGGCGGGGGCGGGAGGCGGTCACCGCGGAAATGGCCGACGTCCTCCTGCTCCTCCTCTCCCTCGCGGATGTCCTCGGGGTGAACCTGAAGGGGGCGGCCCTCCGGAAGCTCCGGGTCAACGCCCGGAAGTATCCGGTGGCCCGGGCCCGCGGCACGGCGGCGAAGTACCATGCCCTCGCCGGGGCGAGCCGGATGAGGCGGGCGCGGTGACCCCTTCGGTCCTCCTCTTGGCCCTCCTGCTGGCCCCCCTGGCGGGCTGCAGCCCCGGGGCGGAACGCCTCGAGGCCGCGGCCATCGCCGCGGCGGCGGCGGGCGAGACGGACCGGGCGGCAGCCTGGGCGGCGCGGGCCGAACGGCAGGGGGCGCCGTCGCCGCTCGCGCTCCACGTGCGCCTCCTCCTGGGGGCGGGGCGCCTCGAGGAGGCGGTGGACACCTATCGCAGGGCGCCGGCGGGGCCGGGGCGGGAGGCACTCCTGCCGGCCATCTTCGCCGCGGCCCTGCGGGAGGCGCTGCTGCAGGGGGAGCGCGCCGTGCTGGAGGCGGGCCCCTTGCCGCCGGGGACCGGCGGCCCCCCGTGGGAGGCGCCGCTCCTGCGGCTTGCCCTCCAGAGCCCCGACCCGGCGGTGCGGGCCGCCGCGGCTCGCGGTCTCGGGGCGCGGCGGGATCCCGGCGCGCGGGCGCTCCTCCTGCCGCTCGCGGTGGACCGTCACCCCTTTGTCCGCGCCGCTGCGGCCGAGGCGCTCGCGCCGATGGGGCCGGCGGGCGCCGCGGCGGCGCGCGCAGGTCTCCGGGACCCGGACTGGACCGTCCGGGTAGCGGCCGCCGCCGCCCTCGTCACGGCCGGCGAGCCGGAAGCCCTCCCGGTCCTCCGGGAGGGTCTGGCCCAGCCGGACCCGTCGGTCAGGATGGCGGCGGCCCTGGGGCTGGCGCCCCTCCGGGACGGGGGGGTCGGGACGCTGCTCGCGGCACGACTCGCCGACCGCGACCCCTACGTCCGGGTGAGCGCCGCGGAGGCGCTGGCCCGGCGCGGAGAGCCGGCCGGGCGGGAGGCGCTGCATCGCGCCCTGCAGGCCCCGGACCGCTCGCTCGCCCTCTACGCCGCGGAGGTCCTGGCCATGCTGGGGGACGCGACCCCCCGCCCACTGCTCGCAGAGGTCCTGACGGATGCGGCTGCGCCGGCCGTCGTGCGCCTGTACGCCGCCTGGATCCTCGGGCGGCTCGGAGACGCAGCCGGCGCACCGGTGGCGGCGGCCTATCTCGGGGCGCGCGAGGCGCCGCTGCGGCTGCGGGCCGCCTGGACGCTCGGGGAGATCGGGGCACCCGCGGTGCGTCCCGCCCTCCTGCAGGCTCTGGGCGACCGGGACCCGGGCGTGTTGGCCCACGCCGCGCTTGCCCTCGCCAAGCTGGCCGGGCGGGTTCCGCCGGCAGGGACCTCGCCGCGACCTCTGCTATAATGGGAAGGTGGGCCGCGGGGGGCGGCCGCGGCCCGGGAGGAGACAGGGATGCCGCAGTCGATCGCCCCTGGGCACCCGCTCCGGCGCCTCTTGACGGGGCTCACGGAGCGGACCTTCTTCGAGGGCCTCGCCTGGCCTGACCCGGAGGTGACCGGGTATCTGGCCGAGCTGCTCACCGATTTCGCCCACGTGGACAATGTCTACAGGATCCGCAACGCGGCCGGGCAGCGGGTGGAGGAGGTGGCCGAGCTGCTGGCGGAGGGAGACCTCCTCCACCGGGCCAGCACCGTGGAGCGGGAGCGGGAAGTCCACAAGCACATCGGCGACTACACCCTCTTCATGACGGGGCTCTTCCCCGAGTTCCTCGCCCGCCAGGCCAAGGCCGGCCCGGCCATCTC belongs to Candidatus Methylomirabilis sp. and includes:
- a CDS encoding HD domain-containing protein — encoded protein: MALLADPLYRYVQFTVPREADPREPTEKALIDSPWVQRLRFIHQLQSTWWVYPAGEHSRFQHSLGTMHMAGRFAEQLYPSLVEACRTLGGPCPSFPLLHATLRAAGLLHDVGHGPFSHFFDEHYLQPRFNGLTHEILGQRIIVQKLGGILRGLRRSPAGPFGRGERVDPRWVAFLIRKPAEEDGRGAPHWVRLLRQVFSGIYTADNLDYIQRDAYMTGFSLDMVDTERLLFYTFAHPKGLTIHRAGLPVLIRFLQARVAMYSDVYYHRTTRAMDLQMREIFEETMAELLPEDPRRRLDRYLQITEWFLLQKVQEWAAPGQRGVTSRQRELGRRWRDILDRRVKWKMAYDYVASMNEAHQLMDFWRPDTLKEAIRQQLPPRLRTMAFEVDMATQDPRPLNPLAEGEKRVHVYNPATGEVSPKPLRDFFKDVPAKVAHYRVFAPDHRHDRELAEAAERALRAGRPEAYETNL
- a CDS encoding B-box zinc finger protein is translated as MSCPVHPREKAVGYCELCRQEVCALCLASVATPMDLECPGCGNLGTVSLFETLRSVGAE
- a CDS encoding HEAT repeat domain-containing protein, whose translation is MTPSVLLLALLLAPLAGCSPGAERLEAAAIAAAAAGETDRAAAWAARAERQGAPSPLALHVRLLLGAGRLEEAVDTYRRAPAGPGREALLPAIFAAALREALLQGERAVLEAGPLPPGTGGPPWEAPLLRLALQSPDPAVRAAAARGLGARRDPGARALLLPLAVDRHPFVRAAAAEALAPMGPAGAAAARAGLRDPDWTVRVAAAAALVTAGEPEALPVLREGLAQPDPSVRMAAALGLAPLRDGGVGTLLAARLADRDPYVRVSAAEALARRGEPAGREALHRALQAPDRSLALYAAEVLAMLGDATPRPLLAEVLTDAAAPAVVRLYAAWILGRLGDAAGAPVAAAYLGAREAPLRLRAAWTLGEIGAPAVRPALLQALGDRDPGVLAHAALALAKLAGRVPPAGTSPRPLL
- a CDS encoding MazG-like family protein — encoded protein: MPRTGEARGPAVRELQRRVAAFRDARDWRQFHAPKDLAISIALEAAELLEHFQWKDEAAVAAHLARRRGREAVTAEMADVLLLLLSLADVLGVNLKGAALRKLRVNARKYPVARARGTAAKYHALAGASRMRRAR